From the genome of Glycine max cultivar Williams 82 chromosome 2, Glycine_max_v4.0, whole genome shotgun sequence, one region includes:
- the LOC102670523 gene encoding uncharacterized protein, producing MKKLTRKVEGITKWAKRNSTRNEFSVITVRKWEHFADECRNKRVPRNADEAQLTRDEDSDSDKVLLMATTNSEEDNVNLWYLDTGCSNHMIGHREWFVNIDDKVKSKIKFADNSSVIAEGIRKVMIQRKDGQHSFINDVLYVPNMKNNLLSLGQLLEKGYSMQMKYSQMKIFDSNRRLILKSPLSRNRTFKIGIQIAEF from the coding sequence atgaagaaactgaCAAGAAAAGTGGAGGGAATCACAAAGTGGGCAAaaagaaattcaacaagaaatgaattcaGTGTTATAACTGTCAGAAAATGGGAACATTTTGCAGATGAATGCAGAAATAAAAGGGTTCCAAGAAATGCAGATGAGGCTCAATTGACACGAGATGAGGATTCTGACTCTGATAAAGTGTTACTAATGGCAACAACAAACTCAGAAGAAGACAATGTTAATCTGTGGTATCTTGACACAGGCTGTTCCAATCACATGATTGGACATAGAGAGTGGTTTGTAAACATTGATGATAAGGTGAAGAGCAAGATCAAGTTTGCAGATAATAGCTCTGTAATTGCAGAAGGCATTAGAAAGGTGATGATTCAGAGGAAGGATGGACAACACTCATTTATCAATGATGTTCTATATGTTCCCAATATGAAGAATAATTTGTTGAGTTTGGGACAGTTGCTAGAAAAGGGCTACTCAATGCAGATGAAGTACAGTCAAATGAAGATATTTGATAGCAATAGGAGGTTGATTCTAAAGTCCCCTTTGTCAAGAAATAGAACATTCAAGATTGGAATTCAGATTGCAGAATTTTGA